The following coding sequences lie in one Ictalurus furcatus strain D&B chromosome 7, Billie_1.0, whole genome shotgun sequence genomic window:
- the LOC128610421 gene encoding L-selectin-like isoform X1, producing MKTWNDALAYCRASHTDLAIIKSSDDMVRLQNEAQRQRFSSEAWIGLYNDINSWRWSFDNEPLGFEDWDSFFQQPNNRDGHEECVAAFWHGGWYDAPCDTVMPFVCFDARNFAASRYIYISKPPMNWSDAQSYCRQHYTDLAIIKNSIESVAFQNILTTSAWLGLFRDSWKWINETNMSTVMWAPGQPDNRNDHEDCGFVTNGQAADAPCSDTKPFFCYSGELKLYLVSYSLPTSLKLLFKCKLYLLYVCVSGSRYHGKKTNHKSEDPVQTGCKRSCVQGGHLRENQGETDGSWDAREHHSELVKAAWRCGVSQGRI from the exons ATGAAAACATGGAATGATGCTCTGGCTTACTGCCGAGCCTCACACACCGACCTGGCTATCATCAAAAGCAGTGATGACATGGTCCGACTTCAAAATGAAGCACAGAGGCAACGTTTCAGTTCCGAAGCTTGGATTGGCCTGTACAATGACATCAACAGCTGGCGCTGGTCCTTTGACAACGAGCCACTGGGATTTGAAGATTGGGATTCGTTCTTCCAACAGCCTAACAACAGAGACGGACATGAAGAATGTGTTGCGGCTTTCTGGCACGGTGGTTGGTACGATGCACCATGTGACACTGTAATGCCCTTCGTGTGCTTTGATG CCAGGAACTTTGCTGCTTCCCGGTACATTTACATCTCTAAACCTCCGATGAACTGGTCTGATGCTCAGAGTTACTGTAGACAGCATTACACAGACCTCGCCATCATCAAAAACTCCATTGAAAGTGTAGCTTTTCAGAACATTTTGACTACTTCTGCTTGGTTAGGCCTGTTCCGAGACTCCTGGAAGTGGATAAATGAGACCAACATGTCCACTGTTATGTGGGCGCCTGGGCAACCTGATAATAGGAATGACCATGAAGACTGTGGGTTTGTAACTAACGGCCAGGCAGCTGATGCGCCGTGCTCAGACACCAAGCCTTTCTTCTGTTACTCAGGTGAGTTAAAGTTATATTTGGTCTCATATAGCCTACCGACCAGCTTAAAActactttttaaatgtaagcTATATttgttgtatgtatgtgtttctgGATCCAGATATCACGGGAAGAAAACAAACCATAAGAGTGAAGATCCAGTCCAAACAGGATGTAAACGATCCTGCGTTCAAGGCGGCCATCTTAGAGAAA ATCAAGGAGAAACTGATGGATCATGGGATGCCAGAGAACACCACAGTGAATTGGTTAAAGCAGCCTGGCGGTGTGGTGTTTCACAAGgaagaatataa
- the LOC128610421 gene encoding C-type mannose receptor 2-like isoform X2, which yields MKTWNDALAYCRASHTDLAIIKSSDDMVRLQNEAQRQRFSSEAWIGLYNDINSWRWSFDNEPLGFEDWDSFFQQPNNRDGHEECVAAFWHGGWYDAPCDTVMPFVCFDARNFAASRYIYISKPPMNWSDAQSYCRQHYTDLAIIKNSIESVAFQNILTTSAWLGLFRDSWKWINETNMSTVMWAPGQPDNRNDHEDCGFVTNGQAADAPCSDTKPFFCYSDITGRKQTIRVKIQSKQDVNDPAFKAAILEKIKEKLMDHGMPENTTVNWLKQPGGVVFHKEEYNNNINNNNDTEKKTKESSDL from the exons ATGAAAACATGGAATGATGCTCTGGCTTACTGCCGAGCCTCACACACCGACCTGGCTATCATCAAAAGCAGTGATGACATGGTCCGACTTCAAAATGAAGCACAGAGGCAACGTTTCAGTTCCGAAGCTTGGATTGGCCTGTACAATGACATCAACAGCTGGCGCTGGTCCTTTGACAACGAGCCACTGGGATTTGAAGATTGGGATTCGTTCTTCCAACAGCCTAACAACAGAGACGGACATGAAGAATGTGTTGCGGCTTTCTGGCACGGTGGTTGGTACGATGCACCATGTGACACTGTAATGCCCTTCGTGTGCTTTGATG CCAGGAACTTTGCTGCTTCCCGGTACATTTACATCTCTAAACCTCCGATGAACTGGTCTGATGCTCAGAGTTACTGTAGACAGCATTACACAGACCTCGCCATCATCAAAAACTCCATTGAAAGTGTAGCTTTTCAGAACATTTTGACTACTTCTGCTTGGTTAGGCCTGTTCCGAGACTCCTGGAAGTGGATAAATGAGACCAACATGTCCACTGTTATGTGGGCGCCTGGGCAACCTGATAATAGGAATGACCATGAAGACTGTGGGTTTGTAACTAACGGCCAGGCAGCTGATGCGCCGTGCTCAGACACCAAGCCTTTCTTCTGTTACTCAG ATATCACGGGAAGAAAACAAACCATAAGAGTGAAGATCCAGTCCAAACAGGATGTAAACGATCCTGCGTTCAAGGCGGCCATCTTAGAGAAA ATCAAGGAGAAACTGATGGATCATGGGATGCCAGAGAACACCACAGTGAATTGGTTAAAGCAGCCTGGCGGTGTGGTGTTTCACAAGgaagaatataataataatattaataataataatgacacagAAAAGAAGACTAAGGAATCATCTGACCTCTAA